From Triticum urartu cultivar G1812 chromosome 2, Tu2.1, whole genome shotgun sequence, a single genomic window includes:
- the LOC125541770 gene encoding histone H2B.1, translated as MAPKAEKKPAAKKPAEEEPAAEKAEKAPAGKKPRAEKRVPAGKTASKEGGEKRGRKKGKKSVETYKIYIFKVLKQVHPDIGISSKAMSIMNSFINDIFEKLAGEAAKLARYNKKPTITSREIQTSVRLVLPGELAKHAVSEGTKAVTKFTSS; from the coding sequence ATGGCCCCCAAGGCGGAGAAGAAGCCGGCGGCGAAGAAGCCTGCGGAGGAGGAGCCCGCGGCGGAGAAGGCCGAGAAGGCCCCTGCCGGGAAGAAGCCGAGGGCCGAGAAGCGGGTTCCGGCGGGCAAGACCGCCTCCAAGGAGGGCGGCGAGAAGAGGGGCaggaagaagggcaagaagagcGTCGAGACCTACAAGATCTACATCTTcaaggtgctgaagcaggtgcaCCCTGACATCGGCATCTCCTCCAAGGCCATGTCCATCATGAACTCCTTCATCAACGACATCTTCGAGAAGCTCGCCGGGGAGGCTGCCAAGCTCGCCCGCTACAACAAGAAGCCCACCATCACCTCCAGGGAGATCCAGACCTCCGTACGCCTCGTCCTCCCTGGGGAGCTCGCCAAGCACGCCGTCTCCGAGGGCACCAAGGCCGTCACCAAGTTTACCTCCTCTTAG